In Trifolium pratense cultivar HEN17-A07 linkage group LG7, ARS_RC_1.1, whole genome shotgun sequence, a genomic segment contains:
- the LOC123893936 gene encoding uncharacterized protein LOC123893936: protein MATEVSSLIRVLGGGGYKDEQQHRTVGNDSHGEKSTALITRDLLGGSSSIESQELDLDLQVPSGWEKRLDLQSGKVYIQRSNTLTTSPISEQKNQMKPTTPKLQDLNFPSSTNSNVPMNLFDETNLDLKLVSSTLPTNNYQSVCTLDKVKSALERAEKEPIRKRGSFLKSSISATSPSYSSSSSSIKETIHQEEESEEKIISSPMAAGCPGCLSYVLIMKNNPKCPRCNSIVPIPSMKKPRIDLNISI from the exons atggctACTGAAGTTAGTTCTTTAATTCGTGTTCTTGGTGGTGGTGGATACAAAGATGAACAACAACATCGAACGGTTGGGAATGATTCTCATGGTGAGAAATCAACGGCTCTGATTACAAGAGACTTGCTTGGTGGGTCTTCTTCAATTGAATCCCAAGAATTGGATCTTGATTTGCAAGTTCCTAGTGGTTGGGAGAAACGTCTTGATTTGCAG TCAGGGAAAGTTTATATTCAAAGGAGTAACACATTAACAACATCACCAATATCtgaacaaaaaaatcaaatgaaaccaACAACACCAAAACTTCAAGACCTAAATTTTCCatcatcaacaaattcaaatgtTCCAATGAACTTATTTGATGAAACAAATTTAGACCTAAAACTTGTTTCATCAACTTTACCAACAAACAATTACCAAAGTGTGTGTACACTAGACAAAGTGAAATCAGCACTAGAAAGAGCTGAAAAAGAACCAATAAGAAAAAGAGGATCATTTTTGAAGTCATCAATTTCAGCTACATCACCTTCatattcatcttcatcatcatcaattaaAGAAACAATTCatcaagaagaagaaagtgaagAGAAAATTATTTCATCACCAATGGCTGCAGGGTGTCCTGGTTGCTTATCTTATGTTTTAATAATGAAGAATAATCCTAAGTGTCCTAGGTGTAACTCAATTGTTCCAATTCCTTCCATGAAGAAACCTAGGATTGATCTTAATATTTCAAtttaa